The following proteins are co-located in the Neodiprion virginianus isolate iyNeoVirg1 chromosome 6, iyNeoVirg1.1, whole genome shotgun sequence genome:
- the LOC124307311 gene encoding farnesol dehydrogenase-like, whose translation MDRWVGKAAIVTGASAGIGEKIAEALVKEGLLVIGLGRRLENLKALEKRLEGAKGKFYRKQCDITNTEEFQGVFKWVDTKLGGVHVLVNNAGLWTPKRFIDDDIEGFRKILDLNVMASAVGVKETVASMQRRNIAGHIININSVLGHWLSFENPSSLYSTTKYAITVMTETVRRDLVAVGSKIKITSISPGVVKTDIVRAAGLPASEDYFTKCPCLEPENIAAGVVYVLGTPEHVQITELTIRPVGEVL comes from the exons ATGGATCGTTGGGTCGGTAAGGCTGCAATCGTGACCGGTGCCAGTGCGGGAATAGGTGAAAAAATCGCCGAAGCTCTCGTCAAGGAGGGTTTATTGGTCATTGGACTTGGCAGGCGATTGGAGAACTTGAAAGCACTGGAAAAACGGCTCGAGGGAGCTAAAGGAAAGTTTTATCGAAAGCAGTGTGATATTACCAACACGGAAGAATTCCAGGGCGTTTTTAAATGGGTTGATACAAAATTGGGAGGTGTCCACGTCCTCGTTAACAACGCTGGTCTTTGGACTCCTAAGCGATTCATTG ATGACGATATTGAGGGATTTCGAAAGATACTCGACCTAAATGTCATGGCGTCTGCCGTCGGTGTGAAAGAAACCGTGGCTTCAATGCAAAGGCGAAACATAGCGGGTCACATCATCAATATCAACAG CGTATTAGGACATTGGCTCTCTTTTGAGAACCCTAGCAGTCTGTATTCAACCACAAAATATGCAATTACTGTCATGACGGAAACGGTAAGACGGGATCTCGTGGCTGTTGGTAGCAAGATTAAAATTACG AGCATCAGTCCTGGAGTTGTCAAGACGGACATCGTTCGGGCAGCAGGTCTCCCTGCCTCCGAAGATTATTTCACCAAATGTCCGTGTCTTGAGCCGGAAAATATAGCTGCGGGAGTTGTATACGTATTGGGGACCCCGGAACATGTTCAG ATTACGGAATTGACGATACGACCGGTCGGCGAAGTATTGTAA